A single window of Nicotiana sylvestris chromosome 5, ASM39365v2, whole genome shotgun sequence DNA harbors:
- the LOC138869172 gene encoding uncharacterized protein: MEHGILSILLFMYGVWNFVNTSQVYLHDKGYFIFRFDTEDDKNKVIQQGPYTFQNRPMILKQWEPDFQLSKELTRNVPIWVIFPSLPIQFWSKENLGRIASYLEKLICSDKLTANCDRISYARILIEMDISQKLPDSLMIEVADGKYKEQMLECEWKPAYCEECLQLGQHTESCTKVQQAQRQVNQQHVKPKKQQKKKQQAGQWRVKIVNEKDQKEKEDSPEPHQEENIDAEYSQQKRRGKQIMKDQGQINRKGHCCLETKIKPRSVAKVRAKFSREWKVYSDETINERGWIWILWKEQLVQVNIILFSDQLVHCKVKDKSTQNTFDITFVYGKNTIAERRNLWGQLRQIQSNIQEAWLLTGDFNNMLSVDDRINGQPVQQAELWTLRDV, translated from the exons ATGGAGCATGGAATTTTATCAATACTCCTTTTTATGTATGGAGTGTGGAATTTTGTCAATACTTCACAAGTGTACCTACACGATAAGGGCTATTTCATATTTCGATTTGATACAGAGGATGACAAGAACAAAGTTATTCAACAAGGGCCATATACATTTCAGAACAGACCTATGATCCTAAAACAATGGGAACCTGACTTTCAGTTGAGTAAGGAATTAACAAGGAATGTTCctatttgggtcatttttcctagTTTACCAATTCAGTTTTGGAGTAAGGAAAATTTGGGTCGGATTGCAAGTTACCTAGAAAAACTTATCTGTTCAGACAAACTAACAGCTAACTGTGATAGAATTTCATATGCTCGTATTTTAATTGAGATGGATATATCACAAAAACTGCCTGATTCTTTGATGATTGAAGTGGCTGATGGAAAATACAAGGAACAAATGCTGGAATGTGAATGGAAACCAGCATATTGTGAGGAATGTCTTCAGCTAGGGCAACATACAGAAAGTTGTACAAAAGTCCAGCAAGCACAAAGGCAGGTTAACCAACAGCATGTAAAACCAAAGAAACAACAGAAGAAAAAGCAACAAGCAGGCCAATGGAGAGTAAAGATTGTAAACGAGAAAGATCAAAAAGAGAAGGAAGATAGTCCAGAACCACACCAAGAGGAGAATATAGATGCAGAATACTCACAGCAAAAGAGAAGAGGAAAACAGATAATGAAGGATCAAGGGCAGATTAATAGGAAGGGGCATT gCTGCCTTGAGACAAAGATAAAGCCTAGGAGTGTAGCTAAAGTTAGAGCTAAATTCAGTAGAGAATGGAAGGTGTATTCTGATGAAACTATAAATGAGAGGGGATGGATATGGATACTGTGGAAAGAACAATTGGTACAAGTCAATATAATCTTATTTAGTGATCAATTAGTCCATTGCAAAGTAAAGGATAAAAGTACACAGAATACTTTTGACATTACTTTTGTATATGGGAAGAACACTATAGCTGAAAGAAGGAACTTATGGGGTCAGTTAAGGCAAATTCAAAGTAATATTCAGGAGGCATGGCTGCTAACAGGAGATTTTAACAATATGTTGTCTGTTGATGATCGAATTAATGGACAACCAGTACAACAAGCTGAATTGTGGACTTTAAGAGATGTATAG